The proteins below are encoded in one region of Pelagibacterium flavum:
- a CDS encoding DUF1801 domain-containing protein — MSELKTRPTDQKVSQFIDAVEPDQKRQDCWTVVDIMRGITGSEPVMWGASIVGFGTYTYVNTTKKPAEWPITGFSPRKANLTIYVMPGFAQYDSLMEKLGKHSTGVSCLYVKKLADIDLGVLEEIIRRSVEYMRATYPTR, encoded by the coding sequence ATGTCAGAGCTCAAGACTCGCCCAACCGACCAGAAGGTCTCGCAATTCATCGACGCGGTTGAGCCCGACCAGAAGCGGCAAGACTGCTGGACCGTCGTTGATATAATGCGCGGGATAACCGGTTCCGAGCCCGTCATGTGGGGGGCCTCCATTGTCGGCTTCGGAACCTACACCTACGTAAACACGACCAAGAAGCCCGCCGAATGGCCCATCACCGGCTTTTCGCCGCGGAAGGCCAATCTCACGATCTACGTGATGCCGGGGTTTGCCCAGTACGATTCTCTCATGGAGAAGCTGGGCAAGCACTCAACCGGCGTTTCGTGTCTTTACGTAAAGAAGTTGGCCGATATCGATCTTGGCGTTCTCGAAGAGATCATTCGCCGGTCGGTCGAATACATGCGGGCGACCTACCCCACCAGATAA
- a CDS encoding DUF1176 domain-containing protein, which translates to MRTTLFLMTALLAGTVPAIASAQESPLSESDAFARFAQSFPQLCYGLEDSAAAEYYPNESWNLSWETEYSDTPQTATLYRFFCGSGAYNVNHMYYLETEYEGLVPVGFATPQFDVVYENDDFEGAVLEMPMTGYGSQLLLTNSEFDPETKTITSHALWRGLGDAFSAGTWTFDDGQFVLIRYDVDAQYDGEANPETLVSFK; encoded by the coding sequence ATGCGAACCACTCTATTTTTAATGACAGCACTGCTTGCCGGCACTGTTCCTGCCATTGCCTCCGCACAAGAAAGCCCACTGTCCGAAAGCGACGCATTCGCACGCTTTGCCCAGAGCTTTCCCCAATTGTGCTATGGGCTCGAAGACTCTGCCGCCGCGGAATATTACCCGAACGAGAGTTGGAATCTGAGCTGGGAAACCGAGTATTCGGACACTCCGCAAACCGCAACGCTCTACAGGTTCTTCTGCGGTTCGGGAGCCTACAACGTCAATCACATGTACTATCTTGAAACCGAGTACGAGGGACTGGTCCCCGTCGGTTTTGCGACGCCTCAGTTCGATGTTGTCTATGAGAATGACGATTTCGAAGGCGCGGTTCTCGAAATGCCGATGACCGGCTATGGCAGCCAGTTGTTGCTCACTAATTCCGAATTCGACCCCGAGACAAAGACAATCACCAGCCACGCCCTCTGGCGCGGCCTTGGCGATGCCTTTTCAGCGGGAACATGGACCTTCGATGACGGTCAGTTCGTGCTTATCCGCTACGACGTCGATGCGCAGTATGATGGTGAAGCCAATCCCGAGACGCTGGTGAGCTTCAAATAG
- a CDS encoding Ykof family thiamine-binding protein, with product MKCGAQLSLYVMADDFVRVILSSLDAMAPYRDRLRIESDDISTLIVGPPELIFPTMRELFVAAARSGHHVAMHATISRGCPGEPDMDICEPGQPSAFDEDLERRKALAAQAVNDAPSTGQRVAVQFSLYPLGPADYMDEIYGCIDFLKASPVFDRAKNYCTRLAGDAGPVFEALSQAWLSFGDPNAHVAIDLTASANSPSKDAAA from the coding sequence ATGAAGTGCGGCGCACAACTCTCCCTTTATGTCATGGCGGATGATTTCGTCCGCGTAATCCTGTCCTCCCTCGATGCAATGGCACCCTATCGGGATCGCTTGCGCATCGAGAGCGACGATATCTCGACGCTCATCGTCGGGCCGCCCGAGTTGATTTTTCCAACCATGCGCGAATTGTTCGTTGCCGCAGCGCGGAGCGGGCATCACGTGGCGATGCATGCCACCATCTCGCGCGGGTGTCCGGGAGAGCCGGACATGGACATCTGCGAACCCGGACAGCCGTCGGCCTTCGATGAAGACCTTGAAAGACGCAAGGCTCTGGCGGCGCAGGCTGTGAACGACGCGCCCTCGACCGGCCAGCGGGTTGCCGTGCAATTTTCGCTCTATCCGCTCGGCCCGGCCGATTACATGGACGAAATCTACGGCTGCATCGATTTCCTGAAAGCCTCGCCGGTGTTCGACAGGGCGAAGAACTATTGCACAAGGCTGGCTGGCGACGCCGGGCCGGTCTTTGAGGCTCTTTCGCAAGCCTGGCTCAGCTTTGGCGACCCGAATGCCCATGTCGCGATCGATCTGACCGCTTCGGCCAACAGCCCGTCCAAGGACGCCGCTGCGTGA
- a CDS encoding ECF transporter S component, which translates to MSDFASQSWRWTLRETLVVAVFGAAFAVLYLAWVQVWLVSQAVFGPVTMDVFMGFWFSASIVAAAVIRKPGVALMAEVLAAGIEILLGSPAGLGLLIAAVVQGLGAELVFAALGWKHYRLPVLIAAGMGASVTSFVYNWFLFDYGALEPWLVGAMFVVRLISGAVLAGVLGHLIVEALYRTGVLRGLRIDIERRGAGLVAQAAQ; encoded by the coding sequence ATGTCCGATTTCGCTTCGCAATCGTGGCGCTGGACGCTGCGCGAAACCCTTGTCGTTGCCGTTTTCGGCGCCGCGTTTGCCGTGCTTTATCTGGCCTGGGTTCAGGTCTGGCTGGTCAGTCAGGCGGTGTTCGGGCCAGTGACCATGGACGTCTTCATGGGGTTCTGGTTTTCCGCATCCATCGTTGCCGCCGCCGTCATACGCAAGCCCGGTGTTGCCCTGATGGCCGAGGTGCTGGCGGCAGGGATTGAAATCCTGCTCGGCAGTCCCGCGGGGCTGGGGTTGCTGATCGCCGCGGTGGTGCAGGGGTTGGGAGCCGAGCTGGTTTTTGCGGCGCTGGGCTGGAAGCATTATCGGCTGCCGGTTCTGATCGCTGCGGGGATGGGCGCTTCGGTCACGAGCTTTGTCTATAACTGGTTCCTGTTCGATTACGGCGCGCTCGAGCCCTGGCTGGTTGGTGCAATGTTTGTCGTCCGGCTTATCAGCGGGGCGGTACTGGCGGGTGTTCTTGGGCATCTGATCGTCGAGGCTCTCTATCGTACCGGTGTGCTCAGAGGGCTGCGCATCGATATCGAGCGCCGCGGCGCCGGACTTGTGGCGCAGGCAGCCCAATGA
- a CDS encoding ABC transporter ATP-binding protein, translating to MSLAQWEGVSIRYPFATSDAVGPVDIAIGHGERVLVLGPSGSGKSSLMLALTGLIPNAVPASVVGRIKLNGVDVASRSAAQWADTVAQYFQNADETLCGMRVGEEIAFALENRGVEPATIAARIADVLGRLGLPQVWQHRRSSALSGGERQLVALASVLAQETPILIADEPTSHLSPAATAKVHGLLSDRSAFEAVVVIDHRLDGLIDTIDRVVVLGENGAVLADMPPGPLFRERGADLLGAGIWRPAFSALDDMLGAVGLASERAPLSFSDVLAPFEPGVGNGAAIAAASVVARRYIDQHVSSPSPAGKVIASLRQADCAPPMAPVVLKGVDIDICEGEILGLVGPNGAGKTTLAASLAGVLRLRAGHREGPMAGIAFQNPEAQLVAASVREEIAGAMEGGGDSRAVLERWGLTALADRHPFELSFGQKRRLALASLDASGRWPFMAFDEPFSGLDAAGAAMVADHLLELKKRGKGVVLVTHDMDMAVRLCDRIAVVVEGGILAEGRPRDILGNAATTEKAGLARPSFAPVIDWLDRVEMASRIRAAG from the coding sequence ATGAGCCTGGCGCAATGGGAGGGGGTATCGATCCGGTATCCCTTCGCCACCAGCGATGCTGTTGGTCCGGTCGATATCGCCATCGGGCATGGTGAAAGAGTTCTTGTGCTCGGGCCATCGGGGTCAGGCAAGTCCTCACTCATGCTTGCCCTGACGGGGCTGATCCCGAATGCCGTTCCGGCGAGCGTTGTGGGGCGGATCAAACTGAATGGTGTTGACGTTGCCAGCCGCAGCGCGGCGCAATGGGCCGATACCGTGGCGCAATATTTCCAGAATGCCGATGAAACATTGTGTGGCATGCGGGTGGGCGAGGAAATTGCGTTCGCGTTGGAAAACCGGGGGGTGGAGCCGGCAACAATTGCGGCGCGAATAGCTGACGTTCTCGGAAGACTCGGCTTGCCACAGGTATGGCAACACAGGCGCAGTTCGGCACTGTCAGGTGGCGAACGCCAGCTTGTCGCGCTAGCTTCGGTGCTGGCGCAGGAGACGCCGATACTGATCGCCGACGAGCCAACCTCGCATTTGAGCCCGGCGGCCACGGCCAAGGTCCATGGCCTGTTGTCGGACAGGAGCGCGTTTGAGGCCGTTGTGGTCATAGACCATAGGCTGGACGGGTTGATCGACACTATCGATCGCGTTGTCGTGCTTGGCGAAAACGGAGCGGTGCTGGCTGATATGCCGCCGGGACCGCTGTTTCGGGAGCGTGGAGCGGATCTCTTGGGCGCAGGTATCTGGCGGCCCGCTTTTTCGGCGCTCGACGATATGCTTGGTGCGGTCGGACTTGCCTCCGAGCGGGCTCCGCTGTCCTTTTCGGATGTGCTGGCGCCATTCGAGCCGGGCGTCGGCAATGGTGCGGCAATTGCAGCGGCCAGCGTCGTTGCACGCCGGTACATTGACCAACACGTCAGTTCTCCGTCGCCGGCCGGCAAGGTCATTGCATCTCTGAGACAGGCCGACTGCGCGCCGCCGATGGCCCCTGTCGTTTTGAAGGGCGTCGACATCGATATTTGCGAGGGGGAAATCCTTGGGCTGGTTGGGCCCAACGGGGCGGGCAAGACGACACTGGCGGCAAGCCTGGCAGGGGTGCTGAGGCTGCGTGCGGGGCATCGGGAGGGGCCGATGGCGGGTATCGCATTCCAGAATCCGGAGGCCCAGCTGGTGGCGGCGAGCGTGCGGGAGGAAATCGCTGGGGCGATGGAGGGTGGCGGGGATAGCCGGGCGGTGCTGGAGCGGTGGGGGCTCACGGCGCTTGCGGACCGGCATCCGTTCGAACTCTCATTCGGGCAGAAGCGCCGGCTGGCGCTGGCAAGCCTCGATGCAAGCGGGCGATGGCCGTTCATGGCTTTCGATGAGCCATTTTCCGGGCTGGACGCCGCGGGGGCGGCAATGGTCGCTGACCATCTTCTTGAGTTGAAGAAAAGGGGGAAGGGCGTAGTGCTCGTCACGCATGACATGGATATGGCGGTACGGCTCTGCGACCGGATTGCCGTGGTTGTCGAAGGCGGGATACTGGCCGAAGGCAGACCTCGGGACATCCTGGGCAATGCTGCCACGACCGAAAAGGCGGGATTGGCGCGGCCGAGTTTTGCGCCGGTGATCGATTGGCTGGATCGCGTCGAGATGGCGTCGCGCATTCGGGCTGCGGGGTGA
- a CDS encoding energy-coupling factor transporter transmembrane component T family protein, whose protein sequence is MAVLYERFADAPLGRLNPLTVFFVCVAFFVGIATSFDPFFQMSVIGVVALVLVGIQRVPPLLLLALMVPFILFGMGFVTTNLLFRQDSDFAMHIAGGDNGGGALSEGLTLSLRALAIGTISILFALSVDPGAFVRALIAYLRFPARLGYALFVAMQLVPDLLAEAAQMRMARAMRAGRPMRRIPGPREMAALAVPLLAFAVRRAGRSAIAMEARGFGATPTRTMVGVPGFSWADPAFLIAGSTVLVMLRLV, encoded by the coding sequence ATGGCTGTGCTGTATGAAAGATTTGCGGACGCGCCGCTGGGACGGCTCAATCCGCTGACGGTCTTTTTCGTCTGTGTGGCGTTTTTCGTCGGGATCGCTACGTCGTTCGATCCGTTTTTCCAGATGTCGGTGATTGGCGTTGTCGCCCTGGTGCTTGTGGGCATTCAGCGGGTGCCGCCGCTGCTGCTTCTGGCATTGATGGTGCCGTTCATTCTGTTCGGCATGGGATTTGTGACCACCAATCTGCTGTTCCGCCAGGACAGTGATTTTGCCATGCATATCGCGGGCGGGGATAATGGCGGTGGGGCGCTTTCGGAGGGGCTGACGTTGAGCCTGCGGGCATTGGCGATCGGGACGATTTCGATCCTGTTTGCCCTCAGTGTCGATCCGGGCGCTTTCGTGCGGGCGCTCATCGCCTATCTCAGATTTCCGGCGCGGCTGGGCTATGCGCTTTTTGTGGCCATGCAGCTGGTGCCCGATTTGCTGGCCGAGGCGGCGCAGATGCGCATGGCTCGAGCGATGCGGGCTGGCCGTCCCATGCGGCGTATTCCGGGTCCGCGGGAGATGGCGGCGCTGGCGGTGCCGCTCTTGGCTTTTGCCGTGCGCCGGGCCGGGCGGTCGGCGATTGCCATGGAAGCGCGGGGGTTCGGAGCGACGCCAACACGCACTATGGTGGGCGTGCCGGGGTTTTCGTGGGCCGACCCGGCGTTCCTGATCGCCGGGTCGACTGTGCTTGTGATGTTGCGGCTGGTTTAG
- a CDS encoding Spy/CpxP family protein refolding chaperone — MKNLTRTAIVTIAAASIGAATLAPALAQPFGGARDGVAVHQIQGEGARSFRPGGDNQMGHFRRGAAFGQGGGLVEMFFSNRGAEAIDIAAVRLTHLLELTEDQQGLLEDLRVAALDAFEDVQAARDEIAPVAEEEAEAPDLVARFAGMVAMTTARAEALETLQPTFEAFVESLDEAQLEKLTPQRPGGPRSAPSAPTTDAAPATPEVEG; from the coding sequence ATGAAGAACCTGACACGGACGGCGATCGTAACCATCGCCGCCGCCTCGATCGGAGCCGCAACGCTCGCTCCGGCCCTCGCTCAGCCTTTCGGCGGCGCCCGCGACGGCGTTGCTGTCCACCAGATCCAGGGTGAGGGAGCGCGCAGCTTCCGCCCCGGCGGCGACAACCAGATGGGTCATTTCCGTCGCGGCGCGGCCTTCGGCCAGGGTGGCGGCCTCGTCGAAATGTTCTTCTCCAACCGCGGTGCCGAAGCGATCGATATTGCCGCAGTCCGGCTCACCCATCTGCTTGAGTTGACCGAAGACCAGCAGGGACTGCTCGAAGACCTGCGCGTCGCGGCTCTCGATGCCTTCGAAGACGTCCAGGCCGCGCGAGATGAAATCGCCCCTGTCGCCGAGGAAGAGGCCGAAGCGCCCGATCTGGTCGCCCGCTTTGCCGGCATGGTCGCCATGACCACCGCCCGCGCCGAAGCCCTCGAAACGCTCCAGCCCACTTTCGAAGCCTTTGTCGAAAGCCTCGATGAAGCCCAGCTCGAAAAGCTGACCCCACAGCGTCCCGGTGGTCCGCGCAGCGCGCCATCGGCTCCCACAACCGATGCCGCTCCCGCAACTCCCGAGGTCGAGGGCTAA
- a CDS encoding aminopeptidase encodes MPDSRSNAPVNEEKLDKLAQVAVHTGLGLEAGQDLLITAPLSALPLVRKITEHAYKAGAGLVTTLYSDEEATLARYKYANDEAFDHAAGWLYEGMANAFGSNTARLAISGDNPMMLAEQDPEKVSRANRANSKAYKPAIKKITGFEINWNIVSYPNPKWAKLVFPDLGEDEAVAKLADAIFAASRVDQADPVEAWKQHNAEIHARRDWLNKMKFRDLHFQAPGTDLVVGLADDHEWAGGASLAKNGITCNPNIPTEEVFTTPHARRVNGTVRATKPLAHNGSVIEDIEMVFKDGVAVEVRASKGENVWNKVLDTDEGGRRLGEVALVPHSSPISQSGVLFYNTLFDENAACHIAMGQCYTECFVGGDKLSEDEVTEKGGNSSLIHIDWMIGSDQMDIDGITQDGERVPVFRKGEWAN; translated from the coding sequence ATGCCCGACTCGCGTTCCAACGCTCCCGTCAACGAGGAAAAGCTCGACAAGCTCGCCCAGGTCGCCGTTCACACCGGCCTCGGGCTCGAAGCCGGTCAGGATCTGCTCATCACCGCCCCCCTTTCGGCCCTCCCGCTCGTGCGCAAGATCACCGAGCACGCCTACAAGGCCGGCGCCGGGCTGGTGACCACCCTCTATTCGGACGAGGAGGCCACCCTCGCCCGCTACAAATACGCCAATGACGAAGCCTTCGATCACGCTGCCGGCTGGCTCTATGAAGGCATGGCCAATGCTTTCGGCTCCAACACGGCGCGCCTCGCCATTTCCGGCGACAACCCCATGATGCTGGCCGAACAGGACCCCGAAAAGGTCTCCCGCGCCAACCGCGCCAATTCCAAGGCTTACAAGCCCGCCATCAAGAAGATCACGGGCTTTGAGATCAACTGGAACATCGTTTCCTACCCCAACCCCAAATGGGCCAAACTGGTCTTCCCCGATCTCGGCGAAGACGAAGCCGTCGCCAAACTGGCCGATGCCATTTTCGCCGCCTCCCGCGTCGACCAGGCCGATCCCGTCGAAGCCTGGAAGCAGCATAACGCTGAGATCCACGCCCGCCGCGACTGGCTCAACAAGATGAAGTTCCGCGATCTTCACTTCCAGGCACCGGGCACCGATCTCGTCGTCGGACTTGCCGACGATCACGAATGGGCCGGTGGCGCCTCCCTCGCCAAGAACGGCATCACCTGCAACCCAAACATCCCGACCGAAGAGGTCTTCACCACCCCCCACGCCCGCCGCGTGAACGGCACCGTGCGCGCCACAAAGCCGCTGGCCCACAATGGCTCGGTGATCGAAGACATCGAAATGGTCTTCAAGGACGGCGTCGCCGTCGAAGTACGGGCCTCCAAGGGAGAAAACGTCTGGAACAAGGTTCTCGACACCGACGAAGGCGGCCGCCGTCTGGGTGAAGTGGCACTCGTGCCGCACTCCTCTCCCATCAGCCAGTCCGGCGTTTTGTTCTACAACACGCTGTTTGACGAAAATGCCGCCTGCCACATTGCCATGGGCCAGTGCTACACCGAATGCTTCGTTGGAGGCGACAAGCTTTCCGAAGACGAAGTCACCGAAAAGGGCGGCAATTCGAGCCTCATCCACATCGACTGGATGATCGGGTCCGACCAGATGGATATCGACGGCATCACCCAGGACGGCGAACGCGTGCCGGTCTTCCGCAAGGGCGAATGGGCCAACTGA
- a CDS encoding TIGR03862 family flavoprotein — translation MDKRIAIIGGGPAGLMAAEVVSAAGYNLTVYERMPTAGRKLLMAGKSGLNLTHAEPMGDFFSRFGAARERLEPLLSAFDNEAVRAWAAGLGSETFVGSSGRVFPKAMKASPLLRAWLERLAGQGVAIRTRHRWAGFEDDALVFETPEGEVRETFDAVVLALGGASWPKLGSDAAWVAWLEARGVSVNPFRPANCGFDVNWSAHFIERFAGVPVKAVAVGATRGEFVISRHGVEGSLVYGQSAALRDGLEAGPTALVLDLAPDRSAERLERDLARQPAKASLSNRLRKGAGLDGVKAGLVRELTSEAVRGDNGALAGAIKALAVPLVRPRPIAEAISVAGGIDWSAIDARLMLKRVPGVFVAGEMLDWEAPTGGYLLSACLATGRAAGQGVLDHLGA, via the coding sequence ATGGACAAGCGCATTGCAATCATTGGGGGCGGGCCCGCCGGGTTGATGGCGGCCGAAGTGGTCTCGGCGGCGGGATATAACCTGACCGTTTACGAGCGGATGCCCACGGCCGGACGGAAACTGCTGATGGCGGGCAAGTCCGGGCTGAACCTAACCCATGCCGAGCCGATGGGGGATTTCTTTTCCCGGTTCGGGGCGGCGCGGGAGCGGCTGGAGCCCTTGCTTTCAGCGTTCGATAATGAGGCTGTGCGGGCCTGGGCGGCGGGGCTGGGCAGCGAGACGTTTGTGGGGTCTTCGGGGCGGGTGTTTCCCAAGGCGATGAAGGCTTCGCCGCTGCTGCGGGCGTGGCTTGAGCGGCTGGCGGGGCAGGGCGTTGCCATTCGCACGCGGCATCGCTGGGCGGGGTTCGAGGACGACGCGCTGGTGTTTGAGACGCCAGAGGGCGAGGTGCGCGAGACGTTCGATGCGGTGGTTCTGGCCCTGGGCGGGGCGAGCTGGCCCAAACTGGGGTCTGATGCGGCGTGGGTGGCCTGGCTTGAAGCGCGGGGTGTTTCTGTAAACCCGTTCCGCCCGGCCAATTGCGGGTTCGATGTAAACTGGAGCGCGCATTTCATCGAGCGGTTCGCGGGAGTGCCGGTCAAGGCCGTGGCGGTGGGGGCGACCCGGGGGGAGTTTGTCATCTCCCGGCATGGTGTCGAAGGCTCGCTGGTTTATGGGCAATCGGCGGCGCTGCGCGATGGGCTGGAGGCGGGGCCGACGGCGTTGGTGCTCGATCTGGCGCCCGACCGGTCGGCCGAGCGGCTCGAGCGCGATCTGGCGCGGCAGCCGGCCAAGGCGAGCCTTTCGAACCGGTTGCGCAAGGGAGCGGGGCTCGACGGGGTCAAGGCCGGGTTGGTGAGAGAGCTGACCAGCGAGGCGGTGCGCGGGGACAATGGTGCGCTGGCCGGGGCGATCAAGGCCCTGGCCGTGCCGCTGGTGCGGCCAAGGCCGATTGCCGAAGCGATTTCGGTGGCGGGCGGGATCGACTGGAGCGCGATCGATGCGCGGCTGATGCTGAAGAGGGTGCCGGGTGTGTTCGTGGCCGGGGAGATGCTCGACTGGGAAGCACCAACCGGCGGGTATCTGCTCTCGGCGTGCCTTGCCACGGGCCGGGCGGCGGGGCAGGGCGTGCTGGATCATCTCGGGGCATAG
- a CDS encoding VOC family protein → MQLGAFSVSLAVKDIAASRAFYEKLGFEVFHGDAEQGWLIMKSPTAVIGLFQGMFEKNILTFNPGWDSNAQPVGEFTDIRDIQKKLKAAGLALEQEVDEAGSGPGSCTLLDPDGNPVLIDQHV, encoded by the coding sequence ATGCAATTGGGTGCATTTTCCGTCAGCCTGGCGGTCAAGGACATCGCCGCATCTCGCGCGTTTTACGAAAAGCTCGGGTTTGAGGTCTTTCACGGCGATGCCGAGCAGGGCTGGCTCATCATGAAATCGCCGACGGCGGTCATCGGGCTGTTTCAGGGCATGTTCGAGAAAAACATCCTGACGTTCAATCCCGGCTGGGACAGCAATGCGCAACCGGTTGGCGAATTTACCGACATACGGGACATCCAGAAGAAGCTGAAGGCCGCTGGCCTCGCTCTCGAGCAGGAGGTGGACGAGGCCGGCAGCGGACCGGGAAGTTGCACATTGCTCGATCCGGACGGCAACCCGGTCCTGATTGACCAGCACGTGTGA